One stretch of Serinicoccus hydrothermalis DNA includes these proteins:
- a CDS encoding HNH endonuclease signature motif containing protein, which yields MGPAEYQVFMDEVEESLAGWVPDLPVRELTGGLEGARVCLGRAGLTGSEAVTVLDEPLREAIESVGRLHTQLCAVGYTLAREAASRGLHQDVALSLVDWLRVRCPWLPVEDAARIKDVVAVADSPATAQIGEAVAAGRVALHRGAMVARTMRRLAGSLHVEQAQAYADIATAAAARADLSDRDLARVCHQLVEDLLQEKEPKERERAAHELRRVTRRRIASGLTRFTIDAPDGAAATINGVLTGALAAPAPLKDEHGKVTEADLRMPGQRRFDALLAVIERGVGNPGAPPSTARASVMLLIPFDPDRGVPNGPATTPSGDYVPPGAAAQAACTADVTPVWLGAGGEPLALGHDARFATPSQWKALAVRDQGCSYPGCTMPPQWCDSHHLDHWARGGKTDVDRMALLCGRHHTHVHQHDLDATVHGGHVTWHL from the coding sequence ATGGGCCCGGCGGAGTACCAGGTGTTCATGGACGAGGTGGAGGAGTCGTTGGCGGGGTGGGTGCCGGACCTGCCGGTGCGGGAGCTGACGGGCGGCCTGGAGGGGGCGCGGGTCTGTTTGGGTCGGGCGGGGTTGACCGGCAGCGAGGCGGTCACGGTGCTGGACGAACCTCTGCGGGAGGCGATCGAGTCGGTGGGCCGGTTGCACACTCAGCTGTGCGCGGTGGGGTACACGTTGGCGCGGGAGGCCGCCTCGCGGGGGTTGCACCAGGACGTGGCGTTGTCGTTGGTGGACTGGTTGCGGGTGCGGTGCCCGTGGTTGCCGGTCGAGGACGCGGCACGGATCAAGGACGTGGTCGCGGTCGCGGACTCCCCCGCGACGGCGCAGATCGGGGAGGCGGTCGCCGCGGGCCGGGTCGCGTTGCACCGGGGCGCGATGGTGGCGCGCACGATGAGACGCCTTGCGGGGTCGTTGCACGTGGAGCAGGCACAGGCGTATGCCGACATCGCGACCGCGGCCGCGGCGAGAGCGGACCTGTCGGATCGTGACCTGGCCCGGGTGTGCCACCAGCTGGTGGAGGACCTGTTGCAGGAGAAGGAGCCGAAAGAGCGGGAGCGGGCCGCGCACGAGCTGCGGCGGGTGACGCGGCGGCGGATCGCCTCGGGCCTGACCCGGTTCACCATCGATGCCCCGGACGGGGCGGCGGCGACCATCAACGGGGTCCTCACCGGTGCCCTCGCGGCGCCGGCGCCCTTGAAGGACGAGCACGGGAAGGTCACCGAGGCGGATCTGCGGATGCCGGGACAGCGGCGGTTCGACGCGTTGCTGGCCGTGATCGAGCGAGGTGTCGGCAACCCCGGTGCGCCGCCGTCGACGGCCAGGGCCTCGGTGATGCTGCTGATCCCGTTCGACCCCGACCGGGGTGTCCCGAACGGTCCGGCGACGACACCGAGCGGGGACTACGTCCCGCCCGGGGCGGCCGCCCAGGCCGCGTGCACCGCGGATGTCACACCCGTGTGGTTGGGCGCGGGCGGGGAGCCGCTGGCGCTGGGCCATGACGCACGGTTCGCCACACCCTCGCAGTGGAAGGCCCTCGCGGTCCGGGACCAGGGGTGCTCCTACCCGGGGTGCACGATGCCGCCGCAGTGGTGCGACAGCCACCACCTGGACCACTGGGCCCGCGGCGGGAAGACCGATGTCGACCGGATGGCGCTGCTGTGCGGGCGTCACCACACCCACGTCCACCAGCACGACCTGGACGCCACCGTCCACGGCGGCCACGTCACCTGGCACCTGTGA
- a CDS encoding spermidine synthase with an N-terminal membrane domain protein codes for MEPIYAAAIILAFIALGELVSIWSKARVPGLLVAMLGAFVFAQLGLIPTDTVDQSLLTQVYVILVGPLLFHMGSLIPLRTMLQQWRSVVIALAGMLGAVLLLAATIIPLFSFEHFVAGAGPLAGGIVSTGLTTQGLTAAEVSTAIIVLPSLVLMMQSLPAMPLTNFLLRRYALSLRESGELTRLATEAQHVDTTTKKKLVTLPDSLAGNELFVLFLILVGGSVATLLAGPTNIPSSIIALLLGIASTAIGLTPERAMEKSSSFGIAMAGVVAIVIAPLLTASLADVLAALVPMVAILLIGGTGILLGGLIATKLLRWRPMLGMSVALTAMYGFPADYLLTNEVARSTGRTDEERQQLTDAMLPAMLVGGFTSVSAGSVVIASILVSFL; via the coding sequence ATGGAACCCATCTACGCAGCGGCCATCATCCTGGCGTTCATCGCGCTGGGCGAGTTGGTCTCGATATGGTCCAAGGCGCGCGTCCCGGGCCTCCTCGTGGCGATGCTCGGGGCTTTCGTCTTCGCGCAACTAGGGCTCATCCCCACGGACACTGTCGACCAGTCGTTGCTGACGCAGGTCTACGTGATCCTCGTCGGGCCCCTGCTCTTCCACATGGGCTCTCTCATACCGCTGCGGACGATGTTGCAGCAGTGGCGGTCGGTGGTCATCGCGCTCGCCGGCATGCTCGGCGCGGTGCTCCTGCTGGCCGCGACCATCATCCCGCTCTTCAGTTTCGAGCACTTCGTCGCGGGCGCGGGGCCGCTGGCCGGCGGCATCGTCTCTACCGGACTCACGACGCAGGGTCTGACGGCTGCCGAGGTCTCGACCGCGATCATCGTCCTGCCCTCGCTCGTGCTGATGATGCAGTCCCTGCCGGCGATGCCCCTGACGAACTTCCTGCTCCGCCGCTACGCGCTCAGCCTCCGCGAGAGCGGTGAGCTGACGAGGCTCGCGACGGAGGCACAGCATGTGGACACGACGACGAAGAAGAAGCTTGTCACCCTGCCGGACTCTCTCGCCGGCAATGAGTTGTTCGTCCTCTTCCTGATCCTGGTCGGTGGCTCGGTCGCCACTCTTCTCGCTGGCCCGACCAACATCCCCTCATCCATCATCGCGCTGCTGCTGGGTATCGCCTCGACCGCGATCGGCCTCACACCCGAGCGCGCGATGGAGAAGTCCAGCTCCTTCGGCATCGCGATGGCCGGGGTGGTCGCGATCGTCATAGCCCCGCTGCTCACCGCCTCTCTGGCCGACGTGCTCGCGGCCCTGGTGCCCATGGTCGCGATCCTCCTCATCGGCGGAACGGGCATCCTGTTGGGCGGACTCATCGCCACCAAGCTGCTGCGGTGGCGGCCGATGCTGGGCATGTCCGTCGCTCTCACCGCGATGTACGGCTTCCCGGCGGACTACCTCCTCACCAACGAGGTCGCACGCTCCACCGGCCGCACCGACGAGGAGCGCCAGCAGCTCACCGACGCCATGCTCCCGGCGATGCTGGTGGGCGGGTTCACCTCCGTGAGCGCCGGATCCGTCGTCATCGCGAGCATCCTGGTCAGCTTCCTGTGA
- a CDS encoding M20 metallopeptidase family protein produces the protein MTSTSALPDFPSEARALADDLTALRRGLHQTPELGNDLPQTQARVLAALDGLPLEITTGTALTSIVAVLRGANPGPTVLLRGDMDALPVAEETGHDFASTNGNMHACGHDLHTAGLVGAARLLAAHQNELAGNIVFMFQPGEEGPGGAAPMIAEGVLDAAGARIDAAYGVHVLPGEPGVFGTRRGAILAGANELRITFHGAGGHGSQPHRALDPVPPLLEFCQALQVMISRRFDVFDPVVASITNLSAGDAINVIPASASMGASVRTLSQGTTEAFPRYAAELAQSVAAGHGCTAEVDWKSLYPPTINDPGEADFALATLRTVFGEDRAVETKDPLMGSEDFSYVLQNAPGAFYFFQVSPPEIDPQTAAFNHSPHVLFDDAHLADQAASLAALAFARTVRDV, from the coding sequence ATGACGTCCACCTCCGCTCTTCCTGACTTCCCCAGCGAGGCTCGCGCCCTCGCCGACGACCTCACCGCGCTGCGGCGTGGCCTCCACCAGACACCCGAGCTCGGCAACGACCTGCCCCAGACCCAGGCGCGCGTTCTCGCCGCCCTCGATGGTCTGCCCCTGGAGATCACGACGGGCACCGCCCTCACCTCGATCGTGGCGGTCCTGCGCGGGGCGAACCCCGGTCCCACCGTCCTCCTCCGCGGGGACATGGACGCGCTGCCCGTCGCCGAGGAGACCGGTCACGACTTCGCCTCGACCAATGGCAACATGCACGCGTGCGGGCACGACCTCCACACCGCCGGCCTCGTGGGCGCGGCGAGGCTGCTGGCCGCCCACCAGAATGAGCTGGCCGGCAACATCGTCTTCATGTTCCAGCCCGGGGAGGAGGGGCCAGGGGGTGCCGCACCGATGATCGCCGAGGGTGTGCTCGACGCCGCCGGCGCCCGGATCGACGCGGCCTACGGTGTCCACGTGCTACCTGGCGAACCCGGTGTGTTCGGCACCCGCCGAGGCGCCATCCTTGCCGGGGCCAACGAACTGCGCATCACGTTCCACGGCGCGGGCGGACACGGTTCGCAGCCCCACCGCGCGCTCGACCCGGTGCCACCGCTCCTGGAGTTCTGTCAGGCCCTGCAGGTGATGATCTCTCGCCGCTTCGATGTCTTCGATCCCGTGGTCGCTTCGATTACCAACCTCTCCGCAGGCGACGCCATCAACGTGATCCCGGCCTCGGCATCGATGGGGGCCTCCGTGCGCACCCTCTCGCAGGGCACGACCGAAGCCTTCCCCCGGTATGCGGCCGAACTCGCGCAGTCGGTCGCCGCTGGTCATGGCTGCACCGCTGAGGTGGACTGGAAGAGCCTCTACCCGCCGACCATCAATGACCCTGGCGAAGCGGACTTCGCCCTCGCCACGCTCCGCACGGTGTTCGGGGAGGACCGAGCCGTCGAGACCAAGGACCCACTGATGGGCTCTGAGGATTTCTCCTACGTCCTGCAGAACGCTCCGGGCGCCTTCTACTTCTTTCAGGTCTCTCCGCCGGAGATCGATCCGCAGACCGCCGCCTTCAACCATTCCCCGCACGTGCTGTTCGACGATGCACACCTCGCGGACCAGGCGGCTTCCCTGGCAGCGCTGGCGTTCGCGCGCACCGTCCGGGACGTCTGA
- a CDS encoding 5'-methylthioadenosine/adenosylhomocysteine nucleosidase, whose protein sequence is MLAILGAIETEVADNRSLLEDPVELRAGHLAVHQGRLHGVEVLLARCGVGKVNGAMATTLLRSAGATSLLFTGVAGGVAPAQRVGDLVVATDLVQHDVDVTALGRPPGQLLGEPRSWPADRAMSERLLAAADACAARDRRQVHEGRIASGDQFVASAPRAAAIHTDFGALCVEMEGAAVAQAATTLGMPFAVLRALSDTADHGAAQDFPAFLVGSARLMADVVQHYLR, encoded by the coding sequence ATGCTCGCCATCCTCGGGGCCATCGAGACGGAGGTGGCCGACAACAGGTCCCTGCTCGAGGATCCGGTCGAGCTGCGGGCGGGTCACCTCGCCGTCCACCAGGGGCGGCTGCACGGGGTCGAGGTGCTGCTGGCCCGCTGCGGCGTGGGCAAGGTCAACGGCGCCATGGCGACCACCCTGCTGCGCTCCGCCGGCGCCACGTCGCTGCTGTTCACGGGGGTCGCCGGTGGGGTCGCGCCCGCTCAGCGGGTCGGGGACCTCGTGGTCGCGACCGACCTGGTCCAGCACGACGTGGACGTGACGGCGCTGGGCCGCCCGCCCGGGCAGCTCCTCGGCGAGCCCCGCTCGTGGCCCGCGGACCGGGCGATGAGCGAGCGACTGCTGGCGGCCGCAGACGCCTGCGCCGCGCGCGACAGGCGCCAGGTGCACGAGGGCCGCATCGCCTCGGGCGACCAGTTCGTCGCCTCCGCCCCGCGAGCGGCGGCGATCCACACCGACTTCGGCGCGCTCTGCGTGGAGATGGAGGGTGCGGCAGTGGCCCAGGCGGCGACGACGCTCGGTATGCCGTTCGCCGTCCTGCGGGCGCTCTCCGACACCGCCGACCACGGCGCCGCGCAGGACTTCCCGGCCTTCCTCGTGGGGTCCGCGCGGCTCATGGCCGACGTCGTCCAGCACTACCTGCGCTGA
- a CDS encoding DNA gyrase/topoisomerase IV subunit A, whose amino-acid sequence MARRKRPQSEDLFDVEEKILEVDAVQEMEGAFLEYAYSVIYSRALPDARDGLKPVQRRILYGMHELGLRPDRPHVKCSRVVGEVMGKYHPHGDTAIYDAMVRMAQPFTMRLPLVDGHGNFGSLDDGPAASRYTEARMAPAALLMTGSLDESTVDFVPNYDDQLFQPDVLPAAYPNLLVNGATGIAVGMATNMPPHNLVEVIGAARYLIAHPEADLEALMRFVPGPDLPLGGRIVGLDGIREAYETGRGSFKTRATARIENVTPRKKGIVVTDLPYLVGPEKVIEKVKQLAQSKKLQGISDIIDLTDRTKGLHLVIEIKTGFNPEAVLEQLYKLTPMEESFGINNVALVEGQPRTLGLRDLLGVYVDFRTDVVRRRTEHRLGKKKDRLHIVEGRLLAILDIDEVIQLIRSSDDAAEAKTRLMQVFDLSERQADDILAIPLRQLTKFSRIELESERDELQREIEALEAILADPQLLLKVVSDELAAVAAEHGTPRRTVLLESDGTGASSSAAGPTTGGKASGMDLEVADDPCWVLLSSTGLLARTASTDDEPLGTGGRRAKHDVITSSVRTTTRGHVGLLTTAGRVVSLSVVELPSLPPSADAPNLSGGAPLSAFVDLPPGEQVLGLCSLTGEGPGLALGTKHGVVKRVNPDYPAHRDSFEVISLKDGDSVVGAMELATGEEELVFITSDAQLLRFSSSLVRSQGRSGGGIAGIKLGAGAVVVGFAAVDTSAENVVVTVAGTSGSLPGTQTGSVKVTDLWAYPTKGRATGGVRCHRLLRGEDALVLGWAGAAPPRAASGNGVAVELPETNDKRDGSGMPAAAPIAAVG is encoded by the coding sequence ATGGCCCGCCGCAAGCGCCCGCAGAGCGAGGACCTCTTCGACGTCGAGGAGAAGATCCTCGAGGTCGACGCCGTCCAGGAGATGGAGGGCGCGTTCCTGGAGTATGCCTACTCGGTCATCTACTCGCGGGCGCTGCCGGACGCGCGGGACGGGCTCAAGCCGGTGCAGCGGCGGATCCTCTACGGGATGCACGAGCTGGGTCTGCGGCCGGACCGGCCGCACGTGAAGTGCTCGCGGGTCGTCGGTGAGGTGATGGGTAAGTACCACCCGCACGGCGACACCGCGATCTACGACGCGATGGTGCGGATGGCGCAGCCGTTCACGATGCGGCTGCCGCTGGTGGACGGGCACGGCAACTTCGGCTCGCTGGACGACGGCCCGGCGGCCAGCCGCTACACCGAGGCGCGGATGGCGCCGGCCGCGCTGCTCATGACCGGCAGCCTGGACGAGAGCACGGTCGACTTCGTCCCCAACTACGACGACCAGCTGTTCCAGCCCGACGTGCTGCCCGCGGCATACCCGAACCTGCTGGTCAACGGCGCCACCGGCATCGCGGTCGGGATGGCGACCAACATGCCGCCGCACAACCTCGTCGAGGTCATCGGCGCGGCGCGTTACCTCATCGCGCACCCGGAGGCCGACCTGGAGGCGCTCATGCGCTTCGTGCCCGGCCCGGACCTGCCGCTGGGAGGGCGGATCGTGGGGCTGGACGGCATCCGTGAGGCCTACGAGACCGGGCGCGGGTCGTTCAAGACGCGGGCGACCGCGCGGATCGAGAACGTCACGCCCCGCAAGAAGGGCATCGTCGTCACCGACCTGCCCTACCTCGTCGGGCCGGAGAAGGTCATCGAGAAGGTCAAGCAGCTCGCGCAGAGCAAGAAGCTGCAGGGCATCTCGGACATCATCGACCTCACCGACCGGACCAAGGGGCTGCACCTGGTCATCGAGATCAAGACCGGCTTCAACCCCGAGGCGGTGCTGGAGCAGCTCTACAAGCTGACCCCGATGGAGGAGTCCTTCGGGATCAACAACGTCGCGCTCGTCGAGGGGCAGCCGCGCACGCTGGGGCTGCGCGACCTGCTGGGCGTGTATGTCGACTTCCGCACCGACGTGGTGCGGCGCCGGACCGAGCACCGGCTGGGGAAGAAGAAGGACCGGCTGCACATCGTCGAGGGCCGGCTGCTCGCGATCCTCGACATCGACGAGGTCATCCAGCTCATCCGGTCCAGCGACGACGCCGCCGAGGCGAAGACCCGGCTGATGCAGGTCTTCGACCTCTCCGAGCGGCAGGCCGACGACATCCTCGCGATCCCGCTGCGGCAGCTGACGAAGTTCTCCCGGATCGAGCTGGAGAGCGAGCGGGACGAGCTGCAGCGCGAGATCGAGGCTCTGGAGGCGATCCTCGCCGACCCGCAGCTGCTGCTCAAGGTGGTCTCGGACGAGCTGGCCGCGGTCGCGGCCGAGCACGGGACCCCGCGGCGGACCGTGCTGCTGGAGAGCGACGGGACGGGCGCGTCCTCCTCCGCTGCCGGCCCGACGACGGGTGGCAAGGCGTCGGGGATGGACCTGGAGGTCGCCGATGACCCGTGCTGGGTGCTGCTGTCGTCGACCGGGCTGCTGGCCCGCACCGCGAGCACCGACGACGAGCCGCTCGGGACCGGCGGGCGGCGGGCGAAGCACGACGTCATCACCTCCAGCGTGCGGACGACCACCCGCGGGCACGTCGGGCTGCTCACCACCGCGGGGCGGGTCGTGAGCCTGTCGGTCGTGGAGCTGCCCTCGCTGCCGCCCTCGGCCGACGCGCCCAACCTGTCCGGCGGCGCTCCGCTGTCGGCCTTCGTCGACCTGCCCCCGGGCGAGCAGGTGCTCGGGCTGTGCTCGCTGACCGGTGAGGGTCCGGGCCTCGCGCTCGGCACGAAGCACGGCGTGGTCAAGCGGGTCAACCCGGACTACCCCGCCCACCGTGACTCCTTCGAGGTCATCTCGCTCAAGGACGGCGACAGCGTCGTCGGCGCGATGGAGCTGGCCACGGGCGAGGAGGAGCTGGTCTTCATCACCTCGGATGCGCAGCTGCTGCGCTTCTCCTCGTCGCTGGTGCGGTCGCAGGGGCGCTCCGGCGGTGGCATCGCGGGCATCAAGCTCGGTGCGGGCGCCGTTGTCGTGGGCTTCGCCGCCGTCGACACCTCGGCGGAGAACGTCGTCGTGACCGTCGCTGGCACCTCCGGCTCGCTGCCCGGCACCCAGACGGGCTCGGTGAAGGTCACCGACCTGTGGGCATACCCCACGAAGGGGCGCGCGACCGGCGGCGTCCGCTGCCACCGTCTGCTGCGCGGCGAGGACGCCCTGGTCCTCGGCTGGGCCGGCGCCGCTCCCCCGCGTGCCGCCTCCGGCAACGGTGTCGCCGTCGAGCTCCCGGAGACGAACGACAAGCGCGACGGCTCAGGTATGCCTGCAGCCGCCCCGATCGCTGCTGTCGGTTGA
- a CDS encoding GntR family transcriptional regulator: MPIPSTPASTAGRRLLRDDVYGRIRDAIVRGRLAPGEKINDAELAVWLGVSRTPVREALLRLSRDGLVHARPGRVTTVAPEDETVLADAREVVAELHGLAVRSASARLGAEELDAMDEATARLREALEGPDPAAALQADDDFHAVPVRVAGNPILAAQLDAVTAMLRRAEFLHFGSLTGSDSPAEHDLIVRRLREGDVAGAVEATRANWLGLGRPRPQPAAPPR; the protein is encoded by the coding sequence GTGCCGATCCCCTCCACCCCTGCGTCCACGGCGGGCCGCCGCCTGCTGCGCGACGACGTCTACGGCCGGATCCGCGACGCCATCGTGCGGGGCCGGCTCGCGCCCGGGGAGAAGATCAACGACGCGGAGCTGGCCGTCTGGCTCGGGGTCTCGCGCACGCCCGTCCGGGAGGCGCTGCTCCGGCTCTCCCGCGACGGCCTGGTGCACGCCCGCCCCGGCCGGGTGACGACGGTCGCCCCCGAGGACGAGACCGTGCTGGCCGACGCCCGCGAGGTGGTGGCCGAGCTGCACGGGCTCGCGGTCCGCAGCGCCTCGGCCCGCCTGGGCGCCGAGGAGCTCGATGCCATGGACGAGGCCACCGCCCGGCTGCGCGAGGCGCTCGAGGGGCCTGACCCGGCCGCTGCGCTGCAGGCCGACGACGACTTCCACGCGGTGCCGGTCCGGGTCGCCGGCAACCCGATCCTCGCCGCCCAGCTGGACGCCGTGACGGCGATGCTGCGCCGTGCCGAGTTCCTGCACTTCGGCTCGCTCACCGGGAGCGACTCTCCCGCCGAGCACGACCTCATCGTGCGCCGGCTGCGCGAGGGCGACGTGGCGGGTGCCGTCGAGGCGACCCGGGCCAACTGGCTGGGCCTGGGCCGGCCCCGTCCACAGCCCGCCGCGCCTCCCCGGTGA
- a CDS encoding metal-dependent hydrolase family protein, translated as MTSTLFSGGTVVDGTLTEPRQADVLVRDGRIAEVGPSLGAEADTVVDCTGRFVTPGLFDCHVHVMFEEPSTVRMLQTPFSLPFYEAAGRLRRTLATGVTWVRDAGGADLGVAEAVRRGLIPGPRMQIAINMISQTGGHGDDWQACGAHVGLIQEHPGCPSAVVDGPVEMRKKVRELIRAGADVLKVATSGGVLSPRSNPLHGHLRDDELEALVTEASAAGLHVMAHAQATDGIKAAIRTGIRSIEHGIYLDDEAIEMMLDRGTWLVPTLLAPRAVLAQADAGIPLPDAVVAKARMVSEAHVDSVRRAIDAGVKVAMGTDSGVGAHGTNLDELAIMRDLGMSEVEAWHATTQVAAELLGVDEEHGTLEPGKVADVVVLDGSYDDLAGLGDRVRSVWLAGEPAAGPDLSGEAGRGSDAEQV; from the coding sequence ATGACCAGCACTCTCTTCAGCGGCGGCACGGTCGTCGACGGCACCCTGACCGAGCCGCGCCAGGCGGACGTCCTCGTCCGGGACGGGCGGATCGCCGAGGTTGGCCCCTCGCTCGGCGCCGAGGCGGACACGGTCGTCGACTGCACCGGCCGATTCGTCACGCCCGGCCTCTTCGACTGCCACGTGCACGTGATGTTCGAGGAGCCGAGCACCGTCCGGATGCTGCAGACGCCCTTCAGCCTGCCGTTCTACGAGGCGGCGGGTCGGTTGCGGCGCACCCTCGCGACCGGCGTCACCTGGGTGCGCGACGCGGGCGGGGCCGACCTCGGGGTCGCCGAGGCGGTGCGCCGCGGCCTCATCCCCGGCCCGCGCATGCAGATCGCGATCAACATGATCAGCCAGACCGGCGGGCACGGCGACGACTGGCAGGCCTGCGGCGCCCACGTCGGGCTCATCCAGGAGCACCCGGGCTGCCCCTCGGCCGTCGTCGACGGGCCGGTCGAGATGCGGAAGAAGGTGCGCGAGCTCATCCGCGCGGGCGCCGACGTGCTCAAGGTCGCGACCAGCGGCGGGGTGCTGTCGCCGCGCAGCAACCCGCTGCACGGCCACCTGCGCGACGACGAGCTGGAGGCGCTGGTCACCGAGGCCAGCGCGGCGGGGCTGCACGTCATGGCGCACGCCCAGGCCACCGACGGCATCAAGGCCGCGATCCGCACCGGTATCCGCTCCATCGAGCACGGGATCTACCTCGACGACGAGGCGATCGAGATGATGCTCGACCGCGGCACCTGGCTGGTGCCGACCCTGCTCGCACCGCGCGCCGTGCTCGCCCAGGCGGATGCGGGCATACCCCTCCCGGACGCGGTGGTGGCCAAGGCGCGCATGGTGTCCGAGGCGCACGTCGACTCGGTGCGCCGCGCGATCGACGCCGGCGTCAAGGTCGCCATGGGGACGGACTCGGGGGTCGGCGCGCACGGCACGAACCTCGACGAGCTGGCGATCATGCGCGACCTCGGGATGAGCGAGGTGGAGGCGTGGCACGCCACGACGCAGGTCGCCGCCGAGCTGCTGGGGGTGGACGAGGAGCACGGCACGCTGGAGCCGGGCAAGGTCGCCGACGTGGTCGTCCTGGACGGGAGCTACGACGACCTGGCGGGGCTCGGTGACCGGGTGCGCTCGGTGTGGCTCGCGGGGGAGCCGGCGGCGGGGCCGGACCTGTCCGGGGAGGCCGGCCGGGGGTCGGACGCGGAGCAGGTATGA
- a CDS encoding 1-aminocyclopropane-1-carboxylate deaminase, with amino-acid sequence MALSDYPRHPLTFGPSPVHRLDRLSHHLGGPRIWAKREDVSSGLAFGGNKTRKLEYLVPDILASVADTLVSIGGYQSNHTRQVAAVAAHLGLKAVLVQERWVDWDDPGNARVGNIELSRIMGADVRLDDAGFDIGIRPSWEAALADVEEAGGTAYPIPAGASEHHLGGLGFANWAHEVVAQEAELGVFFDTVVVCTVTGSTHAGMIAGFAEIEEAGGRPRRVIGIDASATLDQTRDQVRRIATHTAGLLELGRELREDEVTVLPGWEGPAYGIPDESTVEAIRTVGRLEGVILDPVYEGKSMAGLIDLVGDGTIGADSTVLYAHLGGQLALNAYSAIFD; translated from the coding sequence ATGGCACTGTCGGACTACCCCCGTCACCCCCTCACCTTCGGGCCCAGCCCGGTCCACCGGCTGGACCGGCTGAGCCACCACCTCGGCGGACCGCGCATCTGGGCCAAGCGCGAGGACGTCAGCTCCGGGCTCGCCTTCGGCGGCAACAAGACCCGCAAGCTGGAGTACCTCGTCCCCGATATCCTGGCCTCCGTCGCCGACACCCTCGTCTCCATCGGCGGCTACCAGTCCAACCACACCCGGCAGGTGGCCGCGGTCGCCGCCCACCTGGGCCTCAAGGCCGTCCTCGTGCAGGAGCGCTGGGTGGACTGGGACGACCCGGGCAACGCCCGGGTCGGCAACATCGAGCTCTCCCGGATCATGGGCGCCGACGTCCGGCTCGATGACGCCGGCTTCGACATCGGCATCCGGCCCAGCTGGGAGGCGGCGCTCGCGGACGTCGAGGAGGCGGGCGGCACGGCATACCCCATCCCGGCGGGTGCCTCCGAGCACCACCTGGGCGGGCTGGGCTTCGCAAACTGGGCGCACGAGGTGGTCGCGCAGGAGGCCGAGCTGGGGGTCTTCTTCGACACCGTCGTCGTCTGCACCGTGACCGGATCGACGCACGCGGGGATGATCGCCGGCTTCGCCGAGATCGAGGAGGCGGGCGGGCGGCCGCGCCGGGTCATCGGCATCGACGCCTCGGCCACCCTGGACCAGACCCGTGACCAGGTGCGCCGCATCGCCACGCATACCGCGGGGCTGCTCGAGCTGGGGCGGGAGCTGCGCGAGGACGAGGTCACCGTGCTGCCCGGGTGGGAGGGTCCCGCCTACGGCATCCCGGACGAGAGCACGGTCGAGGCGATCCGGACGGTCGGCCGGCTCGAGGGCGTCATCCTCGACCCGGTCTACGAGGGCAAGTCGATGGCCGGGCTCATCGACCTCGTCGGCGACGGCACCATCGGCGCGGACTCGACCGTGCTCTACGCCCACCTCGGCGGGCAGCTCGCCCTTAACGCCTACAGCGCCATCTTCGACTGA
- a CDS encoding ornithine cyclodeaminase family protein — protein MTVPAALDAAAVRDALDPAALVEALREVFARGGVEAPERSHVPLDDRHEATLLLMPAWRDGDLLGVKVATHHPGNGERGLPAIHGTYLLLDHATGVPRAILDGTELTRWRTAAASALAADHLAPAQVGEHLIVGAGNVAAAVPACYAAVRDVGHTSVWARDRGRAERLVEELRGQGYAVHVADDLRAAVRRADVVTTATSATSPLVLGEDVSPGTHIDLIGSFSPQMVEADEALMTRARIVVDVPEARQTAGELAGPLERGVLGEEDVRVTLADLAGGREPGREEAEQVTAFVSVGTAAEDLAAAALVLRSREG, from the coding sequence ATGACCGTGCCCGCCGCCCTCGACGCCGCGGCGGTGCGTGACGCGCTCGACCCGGCGGCCCTGGTCGAGGCGCTGCGGGAGGTCTTCGCGCGGGGTGGCGTCGAGGCGCCGGAGCGCAGCCACGTCCCGCTCGACGACCGGCACGAGGCGACCCTGCTGCTCATGCCGGCGTGGCGCGACGGCGACCTGCTGGGGGTCAAGGTGGCGACCCACCACCCGGGCAACGGTGAGCGGGGGCTGCCTGCGATTCACGGCACCTACCTGCTGCTGGACCACGCCACGGGCGTGCCGCGCGCGATCCTCGACGGCACCGAGCTCACCCGGTGGCGCACCGCGGCCGCCAGCGCCCTGGCGGCCGACCACCTCGCCCCCGCCCAGGTGGGGGAGCACCTGATCGTCGGAGCCGGCAACGTCGCCGCGGCGGTCCCGGCCTGCTACGCCGCGGTCCGCGATGTCGGGCACACCAGCGTCTGGGCGCGCGACCGCGGGCGCGCCGAGCGGCTGGTCGAGGAACTGCGCGGACAGGGGTATGCCGTCCACGTCGCCGACGACCTGCGCGCCGCGGTGCGCCGGGCCGACGTCGTCACCACCGCCACCTCGGCGACGAGCCCGCTGGTGCTGGGGGAGGACGTGTCGCCGGGCACCCACATCGACCTCATCGGCTCCTTCAGCCCGCAGATGGTCGAGGCGGACGAGGCGCTCATGACCCGTGCCCGGATCGTCGTCGACGTGCCCGAGGCTCGGCAGACGGCGGGGGAGCTGGCCGGGCCGCTCGAGCGTGGGGTGCTGGGCGAGGAGGACGTCCGGGTGACGCTCGCCGACCTGGCCGGTGGGCGGGAGCCGGGGCGGGAGGAGGCGGAGCAGGTCACCGCCTTCGTCTCGGTCGGGACGGCTGCCGAGGACCTCGCCGCCGCGGCGTTGGTCCTGCGCTCCCGGGAGGGCTGA